One Pseudorhodoplanes sinuspersici DNA segment encodes these proteins:
- a CDS encoding Bug family tripartite tricarboxylate transporter substrate binding protein, with amino-acid sequence MLHMICRVALGFALLLPFATIAPAQDYPNRPVKIVVPYPAGGSNDVIARILAQRLSEDTKQQFIVENRAGANGNIGAVAVAGSEPDGYSLLLTAPGPLTINAALYGKLPFDPAKDFAPVALVASVPIVLMVHPEVKANSVKDLIALAQTQPGKLNFGSSGVGSTNHLAGELLKSMAKIDIVHVAYKGAAPAMNDLLGGHIPMMFDNMPAVLPQVAGNKVRAIAVAGSKRAGSLPDVPTVAEAGLPGFEASAWFGLVAPAKTPAPVLAKLTDAVAKALKSPDVAKRFQELGAEPGTYFGSAYGTFLQAESKKWAEVIRASGAKAE; translated from the coding sequence ATGCTTCACATGATCTGCCGCGTGGCGCTGGGATTTGCGCTACTCCTTCCATTCGCGACCATCGCACCGGCACAGGATTACCCCAACCGCCCCGTCAAGATCGTCGTGCCATATCCGGCCGGTGGTTCCAACGACGTGATCGCGCGCATTCTCGCGCAGCGCCTGTCGGAGGATACCAAGCAGCAATTCATCGTCGAGAACCGCGCCGGCGCCAATGGCAATATCGGTGCAGTCGCGGTCGCAGGCAGTGAACCCGACGGCTACTCGCTGCTTCTGACCGCGCCCGGACCGCTCACCATCAATGCGGCCCTCTACGGCAAGCTTCCCTTCGATCCGGCGAAGGATTTCGCGCCGGTCGCTCTCGTGGCTTCGGTGCCGATCGTGCTGATGGTGCATCCCGAAGTGAAGGCCAACAGCGTGAAGGATCTGATCGCACTGGCCCAGACGCAGCCCGGTAAACTGAATTTCGGCTCATCCGGTGTCGGCTCGACCAATCATCTGGCCGGCGAATTGCTCAAGAGCATGGCCAAGATCGACATCGTCCACGTCGCCTATAAAGGCGCCGCGCCGGCAATGAACGATCTGCTCGGCGGCCATATCCCGATGATGTTCGACAACATGCCTGCCGTGCTGCCGCAGGTTGCGGGCAACAAGGTGCGCGCGATCGCAGTCGCCGGCAGCAAACGGGCCGGGTCGTTGCCGGACGTCCCGACGGTCGCTGAAGCAGGCCTGCCGGGCTTTGAGGCGTCCGCCTGGTTCGGTCTGGTTGCCCCGGCCAAGACGCCCGCGCCCGTCCTCGCCAAGCTCACCGATGCAGTCGCAAAGGCTCTGAAATCCCCGGACGTGGCCAAACGCTTCCAGGAGCTCGGGGCCGAACCAGGCACATATTTTGGTTCGGCCTATGGGACATTTCTCCAGGCCGAATCCAAGAAATGGGCTGAGGTGATCCGCGCATCGGGTGCGAAGGCGGAATAA
- a CDS encoding GlcG/HbpS family heme-binding protein, whose product MKLRARDCRPFFDAVDEKAKEMGVAVTTAVVGPEGNLIALERMDDAGFITPDTAIAKAYTVAAFRSMSPRFPDGLVIQQWFKERNPQLMANASVFSNGKIAASGGSHPVFHGNEMIGAYAISGATSGQDEEIAEYARKKVGWDKAAADDTVTEGVKQHINDIYSKMGLGDRKL is encoded by the coding sequence ATGAAACTGCGGGCAAGAGACTGCCGTCCATTTTTCGATGCCGTGGACGAGAAAGCCAAGGAAATGGGTGTCGCGGTGACCACGGCTGTCGTTGGGCCGGAGGGCAACCTGATTGCGCTTGAGCGCATGGACGACGCCGGCTTCATCACACCCGACACCGCTATTGCCAAGGCCTATACGGTTGCCGCCTTCCGCTCGATGAGCCCCCGTTTCCCGGACGGCCTCGTGATCCAGCAATGGTTCAAGGAGCGCAATCCGCAACTGATGGCCAATGCATCGGTATTCTCCAACGGCAAGATCGCGGCATCCGGCGGCTCGCATCCCGTCTTCCACGGCAATGAGATGATCGGCGCCTATGCGATCAGCGGCGCCACCTCTGGGCAGGACGAAGAGATTGCCGAATATGCGCGCAAGAAAGTCGGCTGGGATAAGGCGGCTGCCGACGACACTGTGACCGAAGGCGTCAAGCAGCACATCAACGACATCTATTCGAAAATGGGGCTTGGCGACCGCAAGCTCTGA
- a CDS encoding Bug family tripartite tricarboxylate transporter substrate binding protein, which translates to MPPVHARIIAAIVAVFAMAAPANAQDTYPSRPVRIIVGFGAGASADTAARVVAQKLGQILGQQFVVENKPGAGSNIATEFVSQAPKDGYTLLLGTVANTINTTLAPQTRFDFARDFAPVTALVVLPNLLVVHPDIGVKNLNDLIALAKSKPASLSFASSGVGTSPHLSGELFNQMAGVKLVHVPYPGSGQAVTDLLANRVQVMFSPAPTVLQHVEKGALRAIASTQLKRTNVAPQLPTMDEAGLAGFDTGLWFGLLAPAGTPRDIVDKLSKATNEALKSPEVVEALSKQGMDIIGGTPEELGKTIASETEKWAKVVKASGLQKTN; encoded by the coding sequence ATGCCACCTGTTCACGCCAGGATTATTGCGGCCATTGTTGCGGTGTTTGCGATGGCGGCGCCAGCAAACGCTCAGGACACTTATCCGTCCCGCCCGGTCCGCATCATTGTCGGTTTCGGCGCCGGCGCATCCGCCGACACTGCCGCCCGTGTGGTTGCACAGAAGCTCGGACAGATCCTCGGGCAGCAATTCGTGGTCGAGAACAAGCCCGGCGCTGGCAGCAATATCGCCACCGAATTCGTGTCGCAGGCGCCGAAGGATGGTTACACGCTGCTGCTCGGCACGGTCGCCAACACCATCAACACCACACTGGCACCGCAGACCCGCTTCGACTTCGCTCGCGACTTTGCGCCCGTCACAGCATTGGTCGTACTGCCCAACCTGCTGGTCGTGCATCCTGACATAGGCGTGAAGAACCTGAATGACCTGATCGCGCTCGCCAAGTCGAAGCCCGCGTCCCTGTCCTTCGCCTCCTCCGGCGTCGGCACCTCGCCGCACCTCTCCGGCGAATTGTTCAACCAGATGGCTGGAGTGAAGCTCGTTCACGTGCCCTATCCCGGCAGCGGCCAGGCGGTGACCGATCTCCTTGCCAATCGCGTGCAGGTGATGTTCTCGCCGGCGCCAACCGTGCTTCAGCATGTCGAGAAAGGCGCGTTGCGCGCAATCGCCTCCACGCAACTGAAGCGGACAAATGTCGCACCGCAATTGCCGACCATGGACGAAGCTGGCCTCGCCGGCTTCGACACCGGTTTGTGGTTCGGCCTGCTCGCGCCGGCCGGCACACCGCGCGACATCGTCGACAAATTATCGAAGGCCACCAACGAAGCGCTGAAGTCGCCGGAGGTTGTCGAGGCGCTGTCGAAACAAGGCATGGACATCATCGGCGGCACGCCGGAAGAGCTGGGCAAAACCATCGCCAGCGAGACCGAGAAATGGGCGAAGGTCGTGAAAGCCTCCGGCTTGCAAAAAACAAACTAG
- a CDS encoding L,D-transpeptidase, producing MNWMRSLAIAGAVVLCALPVAVVAQVSAYAPTVNEPPPGVDTNKGFELPYEYRRQAVFYRTNEEPGTIIVNTHDRFLYLVQGNNRAIRYGVGVGRDGFQWGGVHRISRKAEWPDWTPPSEMIARQPYLPRFMAGGPGNPMGARAMYIGTTVYRVHGTNAPETIGHSVSSGCFRLVNSEIEDLYERVPVGTKIVVQHR from the coding sequence ATGAACTGGATGCGAAGTCTGGCGATTGCCGGGGCGGTTGTGTTGTGCGCCCTGCCGGTCGCCGTAGTGGCCCAAGTTAGCGCCTACGCGCCGACCGTAAACGAACCGCCTCCTGGTGTGGACACCAATAAGGGTTTCGAGTTGCCATATGAATACCGCCGTCAGGCCGTGTTCTATCGCACCAATGAAGAACCTGGCACGATCATCGTCAATACGCATGACCGCTTCCTCTACCTCGTCCAAGGCAACAACCGCGCCATCCGCTACGGCGTCGGCGTCGGCCGCGACGGCTTCCAGTGGGGCGGCGTCCACCGCATCTCGCGCAAGGCCGAATGGCCGGACTGGACCCCTCCGTCGGAAATGATCGCACGCCAGCCCTACCTGCCGCGCTTCATGGCCGGCGGCCCGGGCAACCCCATGGGGGCGCGCGCCATGTATATCGGCACCACAGTCTATCGCGTGCACGGCACCAATGCGCCAGAGACGATCGGACATTCAGTGTCGTCGGGCTGCTTCCGGCTGGTGAATTCCGAAATCGAGGATCTGTATGAGCGGGTCCCGGTCGGCACCAAGATCGTCGTTCAGCATCGCTGA
- a CDS encoding DMT family protein — MTFTSPHLLPILLLLGSNVFMTIAWYGHLKFKEQPLLVVIFVAWGIAFVEYCMAVPANRWGSAVYTTAQLKTIQEVITLVVFAGFSVFYLNEPFTWNYALGFAFIALGAFFIFRTW; from the coding sequence ATGACGTTCACATCGCCCCATCTCCTGCCAATTCTTCTTTTGCTTGGTTCCAACGTGTTCATGACGATAGCCTGGTACGGGCATCTGAAGTTCAAAGAACAACCTTTGCTCGTTGTTATCTTCGTGGCCTGGGGTATCGCATTCGTTGAATATTGCATGGCGGTGCCGGCCAACCGCTGGGGCAGCGCGGTCTATACGACGGCGCAGCTCAAGACGATTCAGGAGGTGATCACGCTGGTAGTGTTCGCCGGGTTCTCGGTGTTCTATCTGAATGAGCCGTTCACCTGGAATTACGCGCTCGGCTTTGCCTTTATCGCCCTTGGCGCGTTCTTCATTTTCCGGACATGGTGA
- a CDS encoding PQQ-dependent sugar dehydrogenase, protein MKAHWIAGSLLLAAALPAHAQQAFKTETGDVRVDTIVSGLSNPWALAFLPDGHMLITEKPGRMRIATRDGKLSPPVGGVPKVVAQNQGGLLDVILDRDFEKNNTIYFCYSDPVSGGAQTSLARARLDAGEKPQLVDVRRIFQQEGPPSNGLHFGCRIVQARDGNLFLTTGDHFSSRNSAQTLDNHLGKVIRIAPDGSVPKDNPFAGKQDAKPEIWSYGHRNSQGAVLHPVTGKLWMHEHGPRGGDEINIPNAGKNYGWPVIGYGIDYSGAKIHQSTHKEGMEQPIRQWTPVIAPSGFTIYTGDLFPRWKGNAFIGGLRTRNLVRLELDGEKVTKEERLLGELRERIRDVRTGPDGALYLVTDNSAGRILRVTPAK, encoded by the coding sequence ATGAAAGCGCATTGGATCGCCGGGTCATTATTGTTGGCGGCCGCCTTACCGGCTCATGCGCAGCAGGCCTTCAAGACCGAAACCGGCGATGTCCGGGTCGACACAATCGTCAGCGGATTATCGAACCCATGGGCGCTCGCTTTCCTTCCCGATGGCCACATGCTGATCACCGAAAAGCCCGGCCGGATGCGCATCGCGACGCGCGACGGAAAGCTGTCGCCTCCAGTCGGAGGCGTACCGAAGGTCGTGGCGCAAAATCAGGGCGGCCTGCTCGATGTCATCCTCGACCGCGACTTTGAAAAAAATAACACGATCTATTTCTGCTATTCCGATCCGGTGAGCGGGGGCGCGCAAACATCGCTGGCGCGCGCGAGGCTCGATGCCGGCGAAAAACCGCAACTCGTCGATGTGCGACGCATCTTCCAACAAGAAGGTCCGCCGTCGAACGGCCTGCATTTCGGCTGCCGCATCGTGCAAGCGCGCGACGGCAATCTGTTTCTCACCACCGGCGATCATTTCAGCTCGCGCAATAGTGCGCAGACGCTCGACAACCATCTCGGCAAGGTCATACGCATCGCGCCGGATGGCTCAGTACCGAAGGATAATCCCTTCGCTGGCAAGCAAGACGCAAAACCTGAAATCTGGAGCTATGGACATCGCAACAGCCAAGGTGCCGTGTTGCATCCGGTCACCGGCAAGCTGTGGATGCACGAACATGGCCCGCGTGGTGGCGACGAGATCAATATTCCCAACGCCGGCAAGAATTACGGCTGGCCGGTGATCGGCTATGGCATCGACTATAGTGGCGCCAAGATTCACCAAAGCACGCACAAAGAGGGTATGGAGCAGCCGATCCGGCAATGGACGCCGGTGATCGCGCCGTCGGGCTTTACGATCTATACAGGCGATCTGTTTCCGCGCTGGAAAGGCAATGCGTTTATCGGCGGCCTTCGCACCCGCAATCTCGTTCGACTCGAACTCGACGGTGAGAAAGTCACGAAAGAAGAGCGCCTGCTTGGCGAGTTGCGCGAGCGCATCCGTGATGTGCGTACCGGGCCCGACGGTGCCTTGTATCTTGTCACCGACAATTCCGCCGGACGCATCCTACGCGTCACGCCGGCCAAGTGA
- a CDS encoding glutathione S-transferase family protein, translating into MYTLYSMQRSGNCYKVRLALAQLEIPHNLVEIDVLKGETHTPDFLAKNPNGQIPLLEIEPGRYLAESNAILWFLAEGTPLAGESPIDHARVLQWMFFEQHAIVPSIGAAYFWLCLVKGGRDLQRHALDDWMEEGTRSLNVLDKHIGKHRYFAGDNFTIADVALYSYTHLAEQSEFDLRPFSALRDWHARLEARPGHVTMDEGPASMDIAAE; encoded by the coding sequence CTCTACTCGATGCAGCGCTCCGGCAATTGCTACAAGGTGCGGCTGGCACTGGCGCAGCTCGAGATCCCGCATAACCTGGTCGAGATCGATGTCCTCAAGGGCGAGACCCATACGCCGGATTTCCTGGCCAAGAATCCGAACGGTCAGATCCCGCTTCTGGAGATCGAACCGGGCCGGTATCTGGCCGAATCGAATGCCATCCTGTGGTTCCTGGCCGAGGGTACACCTCTCGCCGGCGAAAGCCCGATTGATCATGCCCGCGTCCTGCAATGGATGTTTTTCGAGCAGCACGCCATCGTACCGAGTATCGGCGCGGCCTATTTCTGGCTCTGCCTCGTCAAGGGCGGCCGCGACCTACAACGCCACGCGCTGGATGACTGGATGGAAGAAGGCACGCGGTCGCTGAACGTGCTGGACAAACATATCGGCAAACATCGCTACTTTGCCGGCGACAATTTCACCATCGCCGACGTCGCGCTCTATTCGTATACGCATCTCGCCGAGCAAAGCGAATTCGACCTGCGGCCGTTTTCGGCCTTGCGCGATTGGCACGCCCGCCTGGAGGCGAGGCCAGGCCATGTTACAATGGACGAAGGGCCGGCATCGATGGACATCGCCGCCGAGTGA